GCCCAGCCTGCTTAAGTCCAGAAAATCGGTTTACCTATTTGTGACCAGGCGTGGTGGAAAGATGACCCGTCAAGGATTCTGGAAGCTGATCAAGGGATATGCCGGCAGGACCGGGATCGGCAAGAAAATAAGCCCGCACACACTCAGACACTCCTTCGCCACCCACCTCCTTGAGCGGGGGGCGGATTTGAGAACCATACAGATTATGCTCGGACACTCGGACATCTCCACGACGCAGATATATACCCATATCCAGAGGGAAAGATTAAAAGAAATACACAGGAAATATCATCCGAGGTCCTAAGACTGCGATAGAAAAGGAAAAGTACACGGAATGGATTTTAATCTTAAACTCATATTAATTCAGGCTCCGGTTATCCTCTTTGCCCTCACCGTTCACGAGTTCTGTCATGCCTGGGTTGCAGATATGCTCGGTGATGACACTGCCAAGAGGCAGGGGCGGCTCACGCTTAACCCGATCGCTCACCTCGACGTTTTTGGAACCATCCTCATGTTCCTGGCTGGGTTTGGTTGGGCAAAGCCGGTCCCGGTTAACCCGCTTAATTTCGAGAACCCCAGAAAAGGGATGCTCTTAGTGGCCATAGCCGGGCCGATTTCAAACCTGGCCATGGCCATTGTCGCCGGAATGATTCTAAAATTCGGGATTATAGACGTTAAGGGCATCGTGATAAACCCGTCCGTAACCGGAATAATGCCTACTATACTGGTGATGGTAATACTTACGCTCCAATTCGGCGTTGCGCTTGCCGTATTCAACATGCTTCCCCTGCCCCCGCTCGACGGCTCCAGGGTTGTCTACGGGCTTTTACCGGAAAGGCAGGCTTACGCCTATAGCCGCTTCGAGCCATACGGAATAATAATACTATTTGGCCTATTCTTTTTTGGAGGCCGTGTGTTTACCTACGTTCTCTGGTATCCTGTGTCCATCATAACCGAGTTTTTATCCGGCTATAGTTACTTCGAGCTATGGAGTGTAGTCAGGCATCTTTCTGCCTAACTTTAGCTGAACCACCGAGGAGAGCTTTGGAACTGGCCGAACCCTGCTTGGTAAAAATCGACGCATTCGAAGGCCCTCTTGACCTTCTACTTCATCTCATCAAGAAGAACGAGATCGATATCTACGATATCCCCATAGCCGTCATAACCGAGCAGTATCTGGAGTACCTGGAAATGATGAGGAATCTCAACCTGGAGATAGTCGGAGATTATCTGGTGGTAGCCGCCGAACTTGGCTTGATTAAGTCCCATTTTCTCCTTCCTCAACCCGAGCCGGAAAAAGAGGATGAGACAGACCCCCGGGCAGAGTTGGTAAGAAGGCTTATCGAATACCAGAGATATAAAGAGGCGGCGTTGAAGTTATCGGAGTTTCAGATACTGGAGAGAGACGTTTTTGTGAGGGTATTCCAGGACGACCAGGAGGACAAAATAAATGCCTTAATCAGAGCAGACCTGTGGTCGCTCATAGATGCCTTGCGTGACATATACAAGCGCAGGAGCGAGATATGGCCTGAACCCATAAGGTTAGAGTTGGAAACCTCGACCATAGACGAAAAGATAGAGGAACTGGCCTCCAAGGTCCGGTCTCATAAGACTGTACTCTTTGAGGAGCTTTTCGACGAGCTTACGTCGAGCTACGATTTTGTATTGACCTTCCTGGCCCTGCTGGAACTGATAAGAAGTTCAACCATTGCTGCATACCAGGATAGCCCCTACAGTTCGATCAAACTCGTTTATTTAGGAGGGTCCCAGCTTGGACCGCAGCCGTATCAAGAAGGCAATTGAGAGCATTATTTTCACTTCGGATAAACCGGTATCCCTTCAAAAACTCCGCCATGTATTTTCCGATTTGAGCGGTGAAGAGGTGCAGGAGTGTGTGAATGAGTTGATCACCGAGTGGAATGTGCTCGACCGTGGTTTTGGCATCCACGAGGTTGCCGGTGGCTATCAGTTCAGGACGTCACCCCAATACAGCGATTTTATAATAAGGTTCAAGCAACTGAAGCCCTTCAAGCTTAGCCGTGCTGCCCTCGAGGTTCTGGCAATAGTCGCTTATAGACAGCCCATTACCAGAATAGAGATTGACCAGATTAGGGGAGTGGATTCGTCCGGGGTGGTAACCATGCTACTGGATAGGCGTCTCATTCAGATAAAGGGTAGAAAGGACGTTATAGGACGGCCTTTCCTTTTTGGAACAACCGATGAATTCCTTGAAACCTTCGGACTGAAAAGTTTGGGTGACCTTCCTACTCTGAAAGAACTTGAGGAAATTGAAAAGGCTTTACAGCCTACCTTGCTTGGGTTGGACCAGGGATAAAAGCTCTTTTTCCTTTTTTCTCATTGCTATTGTTTCTTTCCTTTTCTTATGGTCGTGGCCGATGAGGTGTAGGGTGCCGTGTATGATTAGTCTTTGTATTTCTTTTTTTGTTGGGGTTTTGTATCTTTTTGCTTGTCTCTTGGCTGTTTCTATTGAGATGATTATGTCTCCTAATAAAAAATTTTGTTTGTGGTTGTGTGCAATAGCGGAATTAACATTCTCGGGATTCAAGACATACTGCGGGAACGAAAGTACATCGGTAGTCCTTTTTATCCCTCTGTAGGTTTCGTTAAGATTCCTCATGGTAATGTCGTCGACAAGGCTTATAGAGACCTCGGTATGGCTTGGGAGGTTGAGTGCTTTGAGGATTAAAGTCATTTCTTTTTTTAAAGCCCTCTTTTCTGCCGAACTTAGATATGGTTTGCTATCGGTTATGAGTATTTTCATGCCATGCCCTACCCTTTGCTTGATTATTATAACCAATCACTGCTTTTTGAATCAGGTTCCTTATTTTTATGTTTGTTATGCAGGTTATAACTTTTACCCCCACCTTAATCCTCCCCCTTACGGGGAGGAAAATTTTAGTGTTGCTTCTTCTTTGTCCATTATTGAAGTCCTTTGTTTCATCAGGCCAACTCCGAAAATGAATCTCTTATTCTGGAAACGTTTGATTATAATTAATAATTAACTGCAGTTAGCAATAGCGGATATAAGATTGGCCCAGTTAATTAGGACTGATTTCTTTCACCACATGCAATTATCAGGATAAAATTTAAATGTTGTTGGTAGACTTAAAATGACCTCAGACGAATTATACCAGGGACTATCGCAACTATTTTCGGCGCGTGGGTTTAATCTTATCCGCCTGATAAGAGCCGAGGACTATGATAGAAATGCCGCGGAAAAACGACGCATTGCCAACCTCTTGCCCGGCGCTAATTCCCTCATACTGGTTGGCTTTGCCGGTAAAGATTTTTGGAGCATCTTACAAACCTTTCTTGAAAAAAACTGGGAATTCAAAAACACAAGAGAACATTGGATTGATGACTATACTTTGTTCTCTTTTGAATCAGCACGCCGGATCCTCGAAGATGAAAAGGTAAATTACAGGACGTCATTTCCATTTGATCATACGGACTACACGCTCGATTTCTCTAAGCTAGGAGAACTGGGAGGAATAGGCGTCAAAAGCCTATTGGGTATTTTGATTCATCCCGAATACGGCTCATGGATTTCCCTACGTGGGGCTATCATCACCGACTTGGAATTCAAAGCCTATGATAAACCCTTAGAGTATTTCGATCCATGTCCTCCTTGCTCGAAACCGTGTATATCTGCCTGCCCGGCAAGAACGATTTCTGAAAAAGATGGATGGGACTACTACGCCTGCATGAAATTTCGAGTGAGTAGCAATACGTGCAATGATAACTGTGCCTCCCGGCGCGCCTGTCCCTACGGCAAGGAGCACCAGTATTCAGAGGAGCAACTGGCTTATCATCACCGGTTTGTCCTCAGGAGTATAAAGAATCATTTCCAAAAGTCCTAAGCAAACTGGTATGTAAAAACTGATTTCAATCTTTATAGACGAACTCGCTGCTGTCCAAAATAATTAGAAACTAATAGATTCACTCTCATAAAACAAGCCTCTTCGACAAACAAAAACGCCCTCTTAAAATCTCTTTTATGTTCGCTATGCAAGCGCTCTCCTAACCCTATTTGTCAGAGTATCTTTTCTACACCTCAGTTACACCCTTCTCTACACTAACACACCCCGTCCCTTCGGGACACCCCTCTCTAGAGGGGAATCTCTACAGCAAGTCCCCTCTTGAGAGGGGATTTAGGGGTGTGTAATGTGGGTGAGATGAAGAGATGCACAATCATCCCATGTAATTCCGAGCTAAAAGAAAAGCTTCATAAACTGGCCATCTAGTTAGTAGTGCCTATAAAATAAGGTGCATCCTTCTGCCCTTTGACTGGGCTGAACAGTCCCTTCGACTCCGCTGGGACTGGCTTACAGAGGGGGGAATTAAAGAGGGGTTGCTTTCTCTTTGTCCGTCACTAGAGCCCTTTGATAAGTATCGGGCAAGCTCTGATAATTAGTCTCTTATTTTTGACAAGTTTGATATAAACGAAAAATCAATTCTGAATGCAATAGCGGATCTAGAGCCAACTCATTAAAATAATATGGTATCATTGAGACCTAATTCATGAATAAAACCAAGGAAAAAATTAAAAGAAGAAAACCGCTCGTGGCCATTGTGGGAAGGCCGAACGTGGGAAAATCCACATTATTTAACAGGATTATCGGCTGGCAGAAGGCCATAGTGGAAGACGTCCCCGGGGTAACCAGGGACCGGATATACGGAGAGGCGGAATGGGCCGGGGTCGAATTTAACATAATCGACACCGGCGGACTCGAGCCTGAGTCCGATGACTTTTACCTATCCTTGATAAAAAGCCAGATCGAGGTGGCCATAAACGAGGCAGACCTCATTCTCTTCATCTTGGATGGAAAAACCGAGGTAATGCCCCAGGACATAGAGATCTCCAAGCTCTTAAGAAAGAGGACAAAACCCGTTCTTTACGTGGTGAATAAAGTCGACCATGAAAAGCACGAAATAAGCGCTCTTGACTTTCATTCCCTGGGGGTTGACAAGTTCGTCTCCGTATCCGCCGTCCATGGAAGAAGGATGGACGAGCTTCTCGACGCTATTGTAGAGAACCTTCCGCAAACGGATGCTATAGCC
The Thermodesulfobacteriota bacterium DNA segment above includes these coding regions:
- a CDS encoding segregation/condensation protein A, whose protein sequence is MELAEPCLVKIDAFEGPLDLLLHLIKKNEIDIYDIPIAVITEQYLEYLEMMRNLNLEIVGDYLVVAAELGLIKSHFLLPQPEPEKEDETDPRAELVRRLIEYQRYKEAALKLSEFQILERDVFVRVFQDDQEDKINALIRADLWSLIDALRDIYKRRSEIWPEPIRLELETSTIDEKIEELASKVRSHKTVLFEELFDELTSSYDFVLTFLALLELIRSSTIAAYQDSPYSSIKLVYLGGSQLGPQPYQEGN
- a CDS encoding site-2 protease family protein; protein product: MDFNLKLILIQAPVILFALTVHEFCHAWVADMLGDDTAKRQGRLTLNPIAHLDVFGTILMFLAGFGWAKPVPVNPLNFENPRKGMLLVAIAGPISNLAMAIVAGMILKFGIIDVKGIVINPSVTGIMPTILVMVILTLQFGVALAVFNMLPLPPLDGSRVVYGLLPERQAYAYSRFEPYGIIILFGLFFFGGRVFTYVLWYPVSIITEFLSGYSYFELWSVVRHLSA
- the ybeY gene encoding rRNA maturation RNase YbeY, with translation MKILITDSKPYLSSAEKRALKKEMTLILKALNLPSHTEVSISLVDDITMRNLNETYRGIKRTTDVLSFPQYVLNPENVNSAIAHNHKQNFLLGDIIISIETAKRQAKRYKTPTKKEIQRLIIHGTLHLIGHDHKKRKETIAMRKKEKELLSLVQPKQGRL
- the scpB gene encoding SMC-Scp complex subunit ScpB, which produces MDRSRIKKAIESIIFTSDKPVSLQKLRHVFSDLSGEEVQECVNELITEWNVLDRGFGIHEVAGGYQFRTSPQYSDFIIRFKQLKPFKLSRAALEVLAIVAYRQPITRIEIDQIRGVDSSGVVTMLLDRRLIQIKGRKDVIGRPFLFGTTDEFLETFGLKSLGDLPTLKELEEIEKALQPTLLGLDQG